A single window of Cervus canadensis isolate Bull #8, Minnesota chromosome 17, ASM1932006v1, whole genome shotgun sequence DNA harbors:
- the CFAP161 gene encoding cilia- and flagella-associated protein 161 isoform X1, whose product MAQNLYGPRVRIGNWNEDVYLEEEIMKDFLAKRDKGQLLIQRNRRLKENLLRPMQLSVSEDGYIHYGDKVMLVSPDHPETEADLFLRGDLSLCMTPDEIKAHLSNELEVPCGISAAQIKIPVGRNTFTILCAAGEVIGQVLRYGQNFRLGITGGFDDRMLYLSSDHRTLLKSSKRSWLQEVSLTHEDSYLNCWQAAFPDPQLRLEYEGSPVLANTKILITHCHTNRGLVAHRHLFLRTYFGKEAEVAAHTYLDSHRVEKPKNHWMLVTGAPRKDLSTMLDLPKPPAEDTRALEQVREQVSDPGAGNTPDVHACVPQCALPM is encoded by the exons ATGGCGCAGAACCTGTACGGTCCACGAGTCCGAATTGGCAACTGGAATGAGGACGTCTACCTGGAGGAG GAGATCATGAAAGACTTCTTAGCAAAGAGGGATAAGGGACAACTCCTcatacagagaaacagaagactAAAAGAGAATCTTTTGAGACCG ATGCAGCTTTCCGTATCTGAAGACGGATACATTCACTACGGTGACAAAGTGATGCTTGTGAGTCCCGACCATCCTGAGACAGAGGCTGATCTGTTTCTGCGTGGGGACCTCAGCCTGTGTATGACTCCAGATGAGATTAAAGCCCATCTGAGCAATGAATTAGAGGTGCCCTGTGGCATAAGCGCAGCTCAAATCAAGATCCCAGTTGGCAGAAACACTTTTACTATTTTGTG TGCAGCTGGAGAGGTCATCGGTCAAGTCCTTAGATACGGGCAGAACTTCCGCCTCGGGATAACAGGAGGATTTGACGACAGAATG TTATATTTATCAAGCGACCACAGGACCCTTCTGAAGTCATCCAAGAGGTCCTGGCTCCAGGAGGTGTCCCTGACGCATGAGGATTCCTACCTGAACTGCTGGCAGGCTGCCTTCCCCGATCCCCAGCTTCGCCTGGAGTACGAGGGCTCCCCCGTCCTG gcAAACACAAAGATTCTTATCACTCACTGCCACACGAATCGCGGGCTGGTGGCCCACCGGCATCTTTTCCTAAG AACCTATTTTGGAAAGGAAGCAGAGGTCGCTGCTCACACCTATCTGGATTCACACAGAGTTGAAAAGCCAAAGAACCACTGGATGTTGGTGACTGGAGCTCCCAGGAAGGACTTGTCCACCATGTTGGACCTGCCCAAGCCTCCGGCAGAGGACACCCGAGCCCTGGAGCAAGTGAGAGAGCAGGTTTCGGACCCAGGGGCCGGAAACACACCTGATGTGCATGCCTGCGTGCCTCAGTGTGCGCTTCCAATGTAG
- the CFAP161 gene encoding cilia- and flagella-associated protein 161 isoform X2, which yields MAQNLYGPRVRIGNWNEDVYLEEEIMKDFLAKRDKGQLLIQRNRRLKENLLRPMQLSVSEDGYIHYGDKVMLVSPDHPETEADLFLRGDLSLCMTPDEIKAHLSNELEVPCGISAAQIKIPVGRNTFTILCAAGEVIGQVLRYGQNFRLGITGGFDDRMLYLSSDHRTLLKSSKRSWLQEVSLTHEDSYLNCWQAAFPDPQLRLEYEGSPVLNLFWKGSRGRCSHLSGFTQS from the exons ATGGCGCAGAACCTGTACGGTCCACGAGTCCGAATTGGCAACTGGAATGAGGACGTCTACCTGGAGGAG GAGATCATGAAAGACTTCTTAGCAAAGAGGGATAAGGGACAACTCCTcatacagagaaacagaagactAAAAGAGAATCTTTTGAGACCG ATGCAGCTTTCCGTATCTGAAGACGGATACATTCACTACGGTGACAAAGTGATGCTTGTGAGTCCCGACCATCCTGAGACAGAGGCTGATCTGTTTCTGCGTGGGGACCTCAGCCTGTGTATGACTCCAGATGAGATTAAAGCCCATCTGAGCAATGAATTAGAGGTGCCCTGTGGCATAAGCGCAGCTCAAATCAAGATCCCAGTTGGCAGAAACACTTTTACTATTTTGTG TGCAGCTGGAGAGGTCATCGGTCAAGTCCTTAGATACGGGCAGAACTTCCGCCTCGGGATAACAGGAGGATTTGACGACAGAATG TTATATTTATCAAGCGACCACAGGACCCTTCTGAAGTCATCCAAGAGGTCCTGGCTCCAGGAGGTGTCCCTGACGCATGAGGATTCCTACCTGAACTGCTGGCAGGCTGCCTTCCCCGATCCCCAGCTTCGCCTGGAGTACGAGGGCTCCCCCGTCCTG AACCTATTTTGGAAAGGAAGCAGAGGTCGCTGCTCACACCTATCTGGATTCACACAGAGTTGA